The following coding sequences lie in one Amycolatopsis cihanbeyliensis genomic window:
- a CDS encoding SsgA family sporulation/cell division regulator — protein MRNDHVTLRSTAVFDLLAPRTPAVPVKVELRYDTRDPYAVVAAFRTGRAGWVEWVYARDLLADGLLADAGDGDVRIRPSVEDPESVLIELNSPSGHAMFEASAQELADFLDRTYDVVLPGNEHLWVDVDDALTHLIPNDLS, from the coding sequence ATGCGAAACGATCACGTGACGCTCCGCTCGACGGCGGTCTTCGACCTGCTGGCGCCGCGGACCCCCGCGGTTCCGGTCAAAGTGGAGCTGCGCTACGACACCCGCGATCCGTACGCCGTGGTCGCCGCGTTCCGGACCGGCCGGGCAGGCTGGGTGGAATGGGTCTACGCACGTGACCTGCTCGCCGACGGCCTACTCGCCGATGCTGGAGACGGCGATGTGCGGATCCGCCCCTCGGTCGAGGACCCCGAGTCGGTGCTGATCGAGCTCAACTCCCCGTCCGGGCACGCGATGTTCGAGGCCTCGGCGCAGGAGCTCGCGGATTTCCTGGACCGCACCTACGACGTGGTCCTGCCGGGCAACGAGCACCTGTGGGTGGACGTGGATGACGCGCTGACCCACCTCATTCCCAACGATTTGAGCTGA
- a CDS encoding integrase core domain-containing protein, translated as MGSVGDCYDNAMMESFWSRMRVELLDRHRWRTRVELANAIFEYLEIWHNRQRRHSSIGWLTPIEFENTTIVA; from the coding sequence ATGGGCAGCGTCGGCGACTGCTACGACAACGCGATGATGGAATCGTTCTGGTCGCGCATGCGGGTCGAACTGCTCGACCGCCATCGGTGGCGCACCCGGGTCGAGTTGGCCAACGCGATCTTCGAGTACCTCGAGATCTGGCACAATCGCCAACGTCGCCACAGCAGCATCGGCTGGCTCACTCCGATAGAGTTCGAGAACACAACCATCGTGGCATGA
- a CDS encoding IS256 family transposase — protein MPGYHAAAEHVRHAVRDEPGAAHAPATRETATSDAPAPTHTTVPRDRNGTFEPAIVRKRQRRLDGLNDAIISLYARGMTVRDIQAHLTDIYGVDVSPDLISKVTDAVAGEVTQWQNRPLGSRWAVLFVDALWIKIREGQVTNRPVYVVVGVDFGGAKHVLGRWVGKDGEGAKCVLQVGSRHAHILDTTVNPDGRGPLSRSATWRWISMIAQRNSGSSFATPGVSSRSRPTPSWPTWAWKS, from the coding sequence ATGCCCGGCTACCACGCGGCGGCCGAGCACGTCCGGCACGCTGTCCGTGATGAGCCGGGTGCGGCGCATGCACCCGCCACCAGAGAAACGGCAACCTCGGATGCACCAGCACCCACCCACACCACCGTCCCTCGCGATCGCAACGGCACCTTCGAACCAGCCATCGTGCGGAAACGGCAACGCCGGCTGGACGGGCTCAACGACGCGATCATCTCCCTGTATGCCCGCGGGATGACGGTGCGCGACATCCAGGCCCATCTCACCGACATCTACGGGGTCGACGTCTCACCCGATCTCATCTCCAAGGTCACCGACGCAGTGGCCGGGGAGGTCACCCAGTGGCAGAACCGGCCCCTCGGCTCGAGGTGGGCGGTGCTGTTCGTTGACGCCCTCTGGATCAAGATCCGCGAGGGCCAGGTCACCAACCGCCCGGTCTACGTCGTCGTGGGCGTCGATTTCGGCGGCGCGAAACACGTCCTGGGCAGGTGGGTCGGCAAGGACGGCGAGGGCGCTAAATGCGTCCTGCAGGTCGGCAGTCGCCACGCGCACATTCTCGACACGACCGTGAACCCGGACGGCCGTGGACCGCTCAGCAGGTCCGCAACCTGGCGATGGATCTCGATGATCGCGCAGCGGAACTCAGGTTCCTCGTTCGCGACCCCGGGCGTCAGTTCACGGAGTCGTCCGACTCCGTCCTGGCCGACGTGGGCATGGAAGTCGTGA
- the narI gene encoding respiratory nitrate reductase subunit gamma translates to MTVPTAAQDIADRHLSALDILLWAVVPYVSLAVFVVGHIWRYRYDKFGWTTRSSQLYESRLLRLGSPLFHFGILIVVIGHVGGLLIPKSWTQAFGISQTAYHAIAVVLGVIAGFSTLAGAAILIYRRRTVGPVFSSTTRNDKIMYVLLVGTIGLGLGATVLGNLTEHPHDYRETVSPWFRSIFYFQPDPSLMRQATLGFQLHTLAAWALFAFWPFSRLVHVFSMPLGYLTRPYIVYRSRDTQLGSRSPHRGWERQP, encoded by the coding sequence ATGACCGTGCCCACAGCCGCGCAGGACATCGCAGACAGACACCTCAGCGCGCTGGACATCCTGCTGTGGGCCGTCGTGCCGTATGTCTCGCTCGCGGTGTTCGTCGTCGGCCACATCTGGCGCTACCGCTACGACAAGTTCGGCTGGACGACCCGATCGTCGCAGCTCTACGAAAGCCGGCTGCTGCGCCTGGGCAGCCCACTGTTCCACTTCGGCATCCTGATCGTCGTGATCGGCCACGTTGGCGGCCTCCTCATTCCGAAATCCTGGACACAAGCCTTCGGCATCAGCCAGACCGCCTATCACGCCATCGCCGTCGTCCTGGGCGTGATCGCCGGATTCAGCACACTGGCAGGAGCGGCCATCCTGATCTACCGCCGGCGCACCGTGGGACCAGTGTTCTCCAGCACCACACGCAACGACAAGATCATGTACGTGCTGCTGGTCGGCACCATCGGCCTCGGCCTGGGCGCCACCGTCCTGGGCAATCTGACCGAGCACCCCCACGACTACCGCGAGACGGTCTCCCCCTGGTTCCGGTCGATCTTCTACTTCCAACCCGACCCCAGCCTGATGCGCCAGGCCACCCTCGGCTTCCAACTCCACACACTCGCCGCCTGGGCACTATTCGCGTTCTGGCCGTTCAGCCGCCTCGTGCACGTGTTCTCCATGCCGCTGGGTTACCTGACCCGGCCGTACATCGTCTACCGAAGCCGCGACACCCAACTGGGCAGCCGAAGCCCGCACCGAGGATGGGAACGACAGCCATGA
- the narJ gene encoding nitrate reductase molybdenum cofactor assembly chaperone has translation MTTDPVRRTAWQAQSLLLSYPEQWLLDHRPLLRTATRALPDPLGAPLTAFLDHIDATPLIELAADYVATFDHRKRFSPYLTYFAYGDTRKRGMALLRFKHAYQAAGQRLGDSELPDHLAVVLEFAATGDPVVGQRLLTEHRAGLELIRLGLREASSPWAAVLESVSATLPPLGKREHEAVARLAAEGPPEEEVGLAPFAPPEYMPRAEGASR, from the coding sequence ATGACGACCGATCCCGTCCGGAGGACTGCTTGGCAGGCCCAGTCGCTCTTGCTGAGCTACCCCGAGCAGTGGCTCCTGGATCACCGTCCCCTGCTGCGCACCGCCACGCGCGCCCTACCCGATCCGCTCGGCGCACCGCTGACCGCGTTCCTTGACCACATCGACGCCACGCCGCTGATCGAACTGGCCGCGGACTACGTGGCCACCTTCGACCACCGCAAGCGGTTCAGCCCCTATCTCACCTACTTCGCCTACGGCGACACCCGCAAACGCGGTATGGCCCTGCTGCGTTTCAAGCACGCCTACCAGGCCGCCGGCCAGCGACTTGGCGACAGCGAACTACCCGATCACCTCGCGGTCGTGCTCGAATTCGCGGCCACCGGCGACCCCGTCGTGGGGCAGCGTCTGCTCACCGAACACCGGGCCGGCCTGGAACTGATCCGGCTGGGGCTGCGCGAGGCCAGTTCCCCCTGGGCGGCTGTGCTGGAGTCCGTCTCGGCGACCCTGCCGCCCCTTGGCAAGCGGGAGCACGAGGCCGTCGCCCGGCTGGCCGCGGAAGGCCCGCCCGAAGAGGAGGTCGGCCTGGCGCCGTTCGCTCCGCCGGAGTACATGCCACGCGCCGAAGGAGCCTCCCGATGA
- the narH gene encoding nitrate reductase subunit beta, with the protein MRVMAQMAMVMNLDKCIGCHTCSVTCKQAWTNRSGVEYVWFNNVETRPGQGYPRTYEDQQRWRGGWTLNRRGRLRLKGGGRLRKLLTIFSNPKMPGIDDYYEPWTYDYENLTTAPLQEHTPVAKPRSLISGKDTKITWSANWDDNLGGAPDHGHLDPLLKNIGDKVRFEFEQTFMFYLPRICEHCLNPSCAASCPSGAIYKRSEDGIVLVDQDRCRGWRMCVSGCPYKKVYFNHRTGKAEKCTFCFPRVEVGLPTVCAETCVGRLRYIGLVFYDADRVTEAASTPDEQDLYRAQREILLDPNDPEVIRAAGHAGIPRDWIEAAQRSPIYTLINTFRVALPLHPEYRTMPMVWYIPPLSPVVDIVRDTGHDAEDHGNLFAAIDALRIPVEYLAELFTAGDPEPVNDVLRRLAAMRSYMRDINLGREPRESVADKVGMTGEQVYDMYRLLALAKYDERYVIPPAHAEQAHGLEELATECSLDYEGGPGMGGSGPFGESSGGPAPIAVENFHMLRDRQSADTAAAPVDKRGRVNLLNWDGKGHPEGLFPPRPPEDGGHNAETDPKP; encoded by the coding sequence ATGCGGGTGATGGCGCAGATGGCCATGGTGATGAACCTGGACAAGTGCATCGGCTGCCACACCTGCTCGGTCACGTGCAAGCAAGCGTGGACCAACCGTTCCGGTGTGGAGTACGTCTGGTTCAACAACGTCGAGACCCGCCCAGGGCAAGGGTATCCGCGCACCTACGAAGACCAGCAACGCTGGCGCGGCGGCTGGACACTCAACCGCAGGGGGCGCCTCAGGCTGAAAGGCGGTGGTCGGCTCCGCAAGCTGCTCACCATCTTCAGCAACCCCAAGATGCCCGGCATCGACGACTACTACGAACCCTGGACCTATGACTACGAGAACCTGACCACAGCCCCGCTGCAGGAACACACCCCGGTCGCCAAGCCCAGGTCACTGATCAGCGGCAAGGACACCAAGATCACCTGGTCGGCGAACTGGGACGACAATCTCGGTGGCGCGCCAGACCACGGCCATCTGGACCCGCTACTCAAGAACATCGGCGACAAGGTCCGTTTCGAGTTCGAGCAGACCTTCATGTTCTACCTTCCCCGGATCTGCGAGCACTGCCTCAATCCTTCCTGCGCCGCCTCGTGCCCTTCTGGTGCGATCTACAAACGCAGCGAGGACGGCATCGTGCTGGTGGACCAGGACCGGTGCCGCGGCTGGCGGATGTGCGTATCCGGCTGCCCGTACAAGAAGGTGTACTTCAACCACCGCACCGGCAAGGCGGAGAAGTGCACGTTCTGCTTCCCGCGCGTGGAGGTGGGGCTGCCCACGGTGTGCGCGGAGACCTGCGTGGGCAGGCTGCGCTACATCGGCCTGGTGTTCTACGACGCCGACCGGGTCACCGAAGCCGCCTCGACTCCCGACGAACAGGACCTCTACCGGGCACAGCGGGAGATCCTGCTGGACCCGAACGACCCGGAGGTGATCCGCGCAGCCGGGCACGCCGGGATTCCGCGCGACTGGATCGAGGCCGCCCAGCGGTCCCCGATCTACACTTTGATCAACACCTTCCGGGTCGCGCTGCCGCTGCACCCGGAGTACCGGACCATGCCGATGGTCTGGTACATCCCGCCCCTGTCACCCGTGGTCGACATCGTGCGCGACACCGGCCACGACGCCGAGGACCACGGCAATCTGTTCGCCGCCATCGACGCCCTGCGCATTCCCGTCGAGTACCTCGCGGAACTGTTCACCGCGGGCGATCCCGAGCCGGTCAACGACGTGCTGCGCAGGCTCGCCGCGATGCGCAGCTACATGCGCGACATCAACCTCGGCCGCGAACCGCGCGAGTCCGTCGCGGACAAGGTGGGCATGACCGGCGAGCAGGTCTACGACATGTACCGGTTGCTGGCGCTCGCGAAGTACGACGAACGCTATGTCATACCCCCGGCGCACGCCGAGCAGGCGCACGGGCTGGAGGAACTGGCCACCGAGTGCAGCCTGGACTACGAGGGCGGGCCCGGCATGGGCGGCTCCGGACCGTTCGGGGAGAGCTCGGGCGGCCCCGCGCCGATCGCCGTCGAGAACTTCCACATGCTGCGCGACCGGCAGAGCGCTGACACAGCGGCCGCGCCCGTGGACAAGCGTGGCCGGGTGAACCTGCTCAACTGGGATGGCAAGGGACACCCCGAGGGACTGTTCCCGCCCCGGCCGCCCGAAGACGGCGGCCACAACGCCGAAACGGACCCGAAGCCATGA
- a CDS encoding nitrate reductase subunit alpha — protein sequence MSDEQAAKELVDALVRTRRFFTRGEVSDDLRTLHHIGGRQADEFYRDRWSHDKVVRSTHGVNCTGSCSWKVYVKDGIITWEAQQTDYPSVGPDRPEYEPRGCPRGAAFSWYTYSPTRVRYPYVRGVLLEMYREAKQRTGDPVLAWAEIVEDPVRARRYKSARGRGGLVRASWDEATEMVAAAHVHTIKCYGPDRVAGFSPIPAMSMVSHASGTRFVSLLGGAMLSFYDWYADLPVASPQVFGDQTDVPESGDWWDAGYLIMWGSNVPVTRTPDAHWMAEARYRGQKVVAVSPDYADNVKFADDWLAAHPGTDGALAMAMGHVILREFFVDRQVPYFADYVTRYTDLPFLVRLEEHENGYLPGKFLTAEDLGEDTDHAAFKTVLLDAATGDPVVPNGSLGFRYGDAGAGRWNLDLGEVEPLLSAAGGDAVIVELPRFDVADGAADVLRRGVPVRRVGGHLVTTVFDLLLAQYGVHRAGLPGTWPSGYDDAEQPYTPAWQETITGVPAQAAARIGREFAANAEESRGRSMIIMGAGTNHWFHSDTIYRAFLALTTLTGCQGVNGGGWAHYVGQEKCRPVTGWTQLAFGLDWARPPRQMIQTAYWYLHTDQFRYDQFGADTLASTTAGGRLTGRSTADVIAQAARMGWMPSHPTFDRNPLDLADEAERAGVPAAEHVTAELRSERLRFACEDPDSPQNFPRVLSVWRANLLGSSGKGNEYFLKHLLGADSSLRARESPPGSRPKDVVWHEQAPEGKLDLLLSLDFRMTSTTVFSDVVLPAATWYEKHDLSTTDMHPFVNSFNPAIAPPWQTRTDWAAFQAIAESFSTLAADHLGTRNDVVATPLTHDTPDELATPHGRVRDWKAGECEPVPGVTMPRLTVVERDYTAIAAKMAALGPLAESLGTTTKGITYQVGREVEYLRHKNGTIRTGPAEGRPSLVRDVHACEAILALSGTTNGHLATQGFRTLEARTGTALADLAAEHEGKQITFADTQSAPVPVITSPEWSGSETGGRRYSPFTINVERLKPWHTLTGRQHFFLDHDWMAEFGEGLPVFRPPLNMTALFAEPRVGEQGELGIAVRYLTPHSKWSIHSEYQDNLFMLSLSRGGPTIWMSNKDAIKIEVSDNDWIEAVNRNGVVVARAVVSHRMPEGTVYMHHAQERLIDVPRAETSGKRGGIHNSLTRLMIKPSHLIGGYAQLTFAFNYLGPTGNQRDEVTVIRRRSQEVQY from the coding sequence ATGTCTGACGAGCAGGCCGCAAAAGAACTCGTCGACGCGCTGGTGCGCACCCGCCGGTTCTTCACTCGTGGCGAGGTCTCGGACGACCTGCGCACGCTGCACCACATCGGTGGCAGGCAGGCCGACGAGTTCTATCGGGACCGGTGGAGCCACGACAAGGTGGTGCGTTCCACGCACGGGGTGAACTGCACCGGATCGTGCTCGTGGAAGGTGTACGTCAAGGACGGCATCATCACCTGGGAGGCACAACAGACCGACTACCCGTCGGTGGGCCCGGACCGGCCGGAATACGAGCCGCGCGGGTGCCCACGAGGTGCGGCTTTCTCCTGGTACACCTATTCCCCGACCAGGGTGCGTTACCCCTACGTGCGGGGCGTGCTGCTGGAGATGTACCGGGAGGCCAAGCAGCGTACCGGGGATCCGGTGCTGGCCTGGGCGGAGATCGTCGAGGACCCGGTGCGGGCCCGCCGGTACAAGTCCGCGCGCGGCAGGGGAGGCCTGGTTCGGGCTTCCTGGGACGAGGCGACCGAGATGGTCGCGGCCGCGCATGTGCACACGATCAAGTGCTACGGCCCGGATCGGGTCGCCGGTTTCTCGCCGATCCCCGCCATGTCAATGGTGTCGCATGCCTCGGGCACCCGGTTCGTGTCGCTGCTCGGCGGGGCGATGCTGTCGTTCTACGACTGGTACGCCGACCTGCCGGTGGCCTCGCCGCAGGTGTTCGGCGACCAGACCGACGTGCCGGAGTCCGGTGACTGGTGGGACGCGGGTTACCTGATCATGTGGGGCTCCAACGTGCCGGTGACCAGGACCCCCGACGCGCACTGGATGGCCGAGGCGCGTTACCGCGGGCAGAAGGTCGTGGCGGTGTCCCCGGACTACGCCGACAACGTCAAGTTCGCCGACGACTGGCTCGCCGCACACCCCGGCACCGACGGGGCGCTCGCGATGGCGATGGGGCACGTGATCCTGCGCGAGTTCTTCGTCGACCGGCAGGTGCCGTACTTCGCCGACTACGTCACGCGCTACACCGACCTGCCGTTCCTCGTCCGGCTGGAGGAGCACGAGAACGGTTACCTGCCAGGCAAGTTCCTGACCGCGGAGGATCTCGGCGAAGACACCGACCACGCCGCGTTCAAAACGGTGCTGCTCGACGCCGCCACGGGTGATCCGGTGGTGCCCAACGGATCGCTGGGCTTCCGCTATGGCGACGCCGGTGCCGGGCGGTGGAACCTCGACCTCGGCGAGGTGGAGCCGCTGCTGTCGGCCGCGGGTGGCGACGCGGTGATCGTGGAGTTGCCGCGCTTCGACGTAGCGGACGGGGCCGCCGATGTGCTGCGCCGCGGTGTCCCGGTGCGGCGGGTCGGCGGGCACCTGGTCACCACCGTGTTCGACCTGCTGCTGGCACAGTACGGCGTCCACCGCGCCGGGCTTCCCGGCACGTGGCCCAGCGGCTACGACGATGCCGAACAGCCTTACACCCCGGCCTGGCAAGAAACGATCACCGGCGTGCCTGCACAGGCGGCCGCGCGGATCGGCCGGGAGTTCGCCGCCAACGCCGAGGAGTCCCGCGGCCGGTCGATGATCATCATGGGCGCCGGAACAAACCACTGGTTCCATTCCGACACCATTTACCGCGCGTTTCTGGCGCTGACCACGCTGACCGGCTGCCAAGGCGTCAACGGCGGTGGCTGGGCCCACTACGTCGGGCAGGAGAAGTGCCGCCCGGTCACCGGATGGACCCAGCTGGCGTTCGGGCTGGACTGGGCACGCCCACCCCGGCAGATGATTCAGACCGCCTACTGGTACCTGCATACCGACCAGTTCCGCTACGACCAGTTCGGTGCGGACACCCTTGCCTCCACGACCGCGGGCGGGCGCCTGACGGGCCGCTCCACCGCGGATGTGATCGCGCAGGCGGCGCGAATGGGCTGGATGCCATCACACCCGACCTTCGATCGTAACCCGCTCGACCTCGCCGACGAGGCCGAGCGGGCCGGAGTCCCGGCGGCCGAGCACGTGACCGCCGAGCTGAGATCCGAACGGCTGCGCTTCGCCTGCGAGGACCCGGACTCCCCGCAGAACTTTCCCCGCGTGCTCAGCGTCTGGCGGGCCAACCTGCTCGGCTCCTCGGGCAAGGGCAACGAGTACTTCCTCAAGCACCTGCTGGGGGCCGACTCCTCCCTGCGTGCGCGGGAAAGCCCGCCCGGGTCCAGACCGAAGGACGTGGTGTGGCACGAGCAGGCCCCCGAGGGCAAGCTCGATCTGCTGCTGTCACTGGACTTCCGGATGACCAGCACCACGGTGTTCTCTGACGTCGTCCTGCCCGCTGCCACGTGGTACGAGAAGCATGACCTGAGCACCACCGACATGCACCCGTTCGTGAACTCGTTCAACCCGGCGATCGCTCCGCCCTGGCAGACCCGTACTGACTGGGCTGCCTTCCAGGCCATCGCCGAGTCGTTCAGCACGCTCGCCGCCGATCACCTCGGCACGCGCAACGACGTCGTGGCGACCCCACTCACGCATGACACTCCCGACGAACTCGCCACCCCGCACGGGCGCGTGCGGGACTGGAAGGCCGGTGAGTGCGAGCCCGTTCCCGGGGTGACCATGCCGAGGCTCACGGTCGTCGAACGCGACTACACCGCGATCGCGGCGAAGATGGCCGCGCTGGGGCCGCTGGCGGAGTCCCTCGGTACGACAACGAAGGGCATCACCTACCAGGTCGGCCGCGAGGTGGAGTACCTGCGGCACAAGAACGGCACCATCCGTACCGGACCGGCCGAAGGGCGCCCGTCCCTGGTCCGCGACGTGCACGCCTGTGAGGCGATCCTGGCCCTGTCGGGTACCACCAACGGGCACCTCGCCACCCAGGGCTTTCGCACTTTGGAGGCGCGCACCGGAACGGCGCTCGCCGACCTCGCCGCGGAACACGAGGGCAAGCAGATCACCTTTGCCGACACACAGTCGGCGCCCGTACCGGTGATCACCTCTCCGGAATGGTCCGGCTCGGAAACCGGAGGCCGACGCTACTCACCGTTCACCATCAACGTCGAACGGCTCAAACCGTGGCACACACTCACCGGCAGGCAGCATTTCTTCCTCGACCACGACTGGATGGCCGAATTTGGCGAAGGACTTCCCGTTTTCCGCCCTCCGCTGAACATGACCGCGCTGTTCGCCGAGCCGCGCGTCGGTGAGCAAGGCGAGCTGGGTATCGCCGTGCGCTACCTGACGCCGCACAGCAAATGGTCGATTCACTCGGAATACCAGGACAACCTGTTCATGCTCAGCCTCTCGCGGGGCGGGCCGACCATCTGGATGTCCAACAAGGACGCGATCAAGATCGAAGTATCTGACAACGACTGGATCGAGGCGGTGAACCGCAACGGTGTCGTCGTGGCTCGCGCGGTCGTCTCCCATCGGATGCCCGAGGGAACCGTCTACATGCACCATGCGCAGGAACGGCTGATCGACGTGCCCCGCGCCGAGACCTCCGGCAAGCGGGGCGGCATCCACAACTCGCTGACCCGGTTGATGATCAAGCCCAGTCACTTGATCGGCGGCTACGCCCAACTGACCTTCGCCTTCAACTACCTCGGACCCACCGGAAACCAGCGCGACGAAGTCACCGTGATCCGCCGCCGCAGCCAGGAGGTGCAGTACTGA
- a CDS encoding MFS transporter, producing MLTAERHTQSRDHGGRAWLMLALATLGFALNFWAWALLSPLAPRFQEELGLSAFELALIVAVPVVVGSLGRIPVGALTDRFGGRVMFPLVSVATIVPVLFLGLAGQNSLFALLIGGFFLGIGGTAFAIGVPFVSAWFPAHRRGLAIGIFGAGMGGTAISALTAVDLARSFGTTAPFALTAIALAAYAGIAALVLRDAPGRRAPAESLARRLAVTLRLPATWEASALYALAFGGFVAFSVYLPAYLRTAYQLSPADAANRMAGFVMLAVFMRPVGGWLSDRLGPVRVLGGSMAVVLSCALAQSFTPALLPLGTVAFLAMAAALGAGSGATFALVALLAPADKVGAVTGVVGAAGGLGGFVPPLVMGTVYGQFGNYALGLVALALVATAALAFTVTTVRRAATAHRKPAAYV from the coding sequence ATGTTGACCGCAGAACGGCATACGCAGAGCAGGGACCATGGTGGTCGGGCCTGGCTGATGCTGGCGTTGGCCACGCTGGGTTTCGCGCTGAACTTCTGGGCTTGGGCGCTGCTCAGCCCGCTCGCCCCCCGCTTCCAGGAGGAACTGGGCCTGAGCGCGTTCGAGTTGGCTTTGATCGTGGCCGTCCCGGTTGTGGTCGGCTCACTCGGACGAATCCCCGTCGGCGCGCTGACCGACCGCTTCGGCGGCCGGGTCATGTTCCCGCTGGTGTCCGTGGCCACGATCGTGCCCGTCCTGTTCCTGGGGCTGGCCGGGCAGAATTCGCTGTTCGCGCTGCTCATCGGCGGTTTCTTCCTCGGTATCGGTGGTACCGCGTTCGCCATTGGCGTCCCTTTCGTCAGCGCCTGGTTTCCGGCACACCGCAGGGGACTGGCGATCGGGATCTTCGGGGCCGGCATGGGTGGGACCGCCATCAGTGCACTGACCGCCGTCGACCTCGCCAGGTCGTTCGGCACCACCGCTCCGTTCGCGCTCACCGCGATTGCGCTGGCCGCCTACGCCGGGATCGCCGCGTTGGTCCTGCGAGACGCCCCAGGGCGCCGGGCTCCGGCCGAATCCCTCGCCCGCCGCCTCGCGGTCACCCTCCGGTTACCCGCTACGTGGGAGGCTTCCGCGCTCTACGCCCTCGCCTTCGGCGGCTTTGTCGCCTTCTCCGTCTACCTTCCTGCCTATCTGCGTACCGCGTACCAGCTCTCCCCGGCTGACGCCGCCAACCGGATGGCCGGGTTTGTGATGCTCGCCGTCTTCATGCGCCCCGTCGGCGGCTGGCTGTCCGACCGCCTCGGCCCGGTCCGCGTCCTCGGCGGCTCGATGGCCGTCGTGCTCAGCTGCGCGCTCGCCCAGAGCTTCACTCCCGCTCTCCTACCACTGGGCACTGTCGCGTTCCTTGCCATGGCCGCCGCGCTCGGGGCCGGCAGCGGAGCTACGTTTGCCCTCGTGGCTCTGCTCGCGCCTGCCGACAAGGTCGGCGCCGTCACCGGTGTGGTCGGCGCGGCGGGAGGACTCGGCGGATTTGTGCCGCCGCTGGTCATGGGGACCGTCTACGGCCAGTTCGGCAACTACGCACTCGGGCTGGTGGCGCTGGCCCTGGTCGCCACGGCCGCGCTGGCATTCACCGTCACGACCGTGCGTCGCGCTGCCACCGCGCACAGGAAGCCGGCGGCATATGTCTGA